Below is a genomic region from Carassius auratus strain Wakin chromosome 2, ASM336829v1, whole genome shotgun sequence.
GATGTGAGCTCGATCAATGTGAATGACCCGCGTGCAGAACTTCATTACTCAAGTTTTTGAATAGTCTGGTTTATACGGTGGTTTATGAAAGTTATGAAATCATTGAGTCGCTCAGATTTATTCTGTGGTTACCGAGCAAAACACAGGAAACTCGGTACAATAACACCAGGAGCACTTTAATTCAATTAACCCGGGCAACTCCAATTACTCAAGGGCTTGGATCCAGTCTCACAGAGTTAAGAGAGCAAATACTCTTTGCCTAACAGCTGAAGAAACTAAAGCTGAAGAAAACCAGACACCTAAATGGTGATTAACGGGGTTTGGGTTCATCCAATGTGAAGTCAGATCTTTTGGGTCATTTTTCATACAATACTGATCACAACACACTAGGGACAGATGAAAGTAGTTGGGTATATTCTCTTGAGGTAAGGACTATCCCTGTCACTTCCAAAACAAAGATTACTGTGCAATCTGAAAGATGTGAGCTCCGAACCGAATTCATATGTTGAATGACACTCGGCGTGCAGAACTTCATTACTCAAGTTTATTGAAATAGTCTGGTTTACTACGGTGGTTTATGAAAAGTTACCTGAAATCATATGAGTCGCCTCATGTTATTTACTTCTGTGGTTACCGAGCAAAACACAGGAAACTCGGTACAATAACACCAGGAGCACTTTAATTCAATTAACCCGGGCAACTCCAATTACTCAAGGGCTTGGATCCAGTCTCACAGAGTTAAGAGAGCAAATACTCTTTGCCTAACAGCTGAAGAAACTAAAGCTGAAGAAAACCAGACACCTAAATGGTGATTAACGGGGTTTGGGTTCAAAAACAACTAGAATGCGAATAAAAAGCTTCTTACCTACCTGGTTGCGTGTTTTGTGAGATTTCTGCAGCCAGACCCGCCACTGATCATAAAGTTTGATACTCATACCACTGCAACCGTAGGCGTGTTTGCGCACCCAGCCAAAGAACTGCTTCAAATCCCGCCGCAACGTGGAGTTCTGCTGCCCCACCTTCGAGTCACATGACCCTGTCAGCAGCCGCTCTGCGGGGGAAAGACAAAAATCAACACGTATCCATCCTGGGAGACAAGCGCCTATCGTACACGCATCAAGCTTATCACAGATACAGAGCACAGTTTACACAGCCAACAAACACAAGTTGGGATAAAAATAAATccgttttccattttaaataaacaacaggTTTCTGAGCTCCAGATGTGGGCTGCTCCAGAAGAGTTAATGTGCAGAGGAGTTAATCTGTTAATCTTCAGAAACAATCCTCTGAAAAATATATCCAACACCCCCCGTGGCTCTCTGGCAAGCCACAAAATGGGGAGATGTATGACTAAAGTAATGCGTTGCATCTGCTAGTTGGTGTCTGCCTGGACTGAGCACAGTCTTGGAAATATGTATCTGATTATAGGATGGACTGCACGACACgttcaaaatgtgaaaatatgatgAAGGACAGCGAAAGCAACATCTCAATCCAACTATTTCTGCTACCATTTAACTAGTGCCGCtggctatatttttttattttctatgttgCTTTTTGGCCtttatgtcatttttaataaGAAGAAGACGGGAAATAACAATGCGCCGGATTCATATGTAAGATGAGATGTCTCCCACATGAGACCCGTTGCGCAAAAAGACTGCTAGGCTATGAGTCTACAAGTCcaagtttaaaataattataatttcatgAACTGCATGACTGGATATTAAAATGTATTGGCAGACTTTACTTAGCATGAGTTAATAAAAATCTAACTGTTCATCGTTCATGTTATTGCGTTAAATTTTATTATCAGACACACCTTTTGattttaatcatgttaaaataaataaatatttaaaatactataagattaaaaatgctttagaagtatttttcattgttcacTAATGTAGCTAACTAAGGCTTAGCTAACTAAGGCTTGGTTCATTAACTTAACATTTTGGCTTTTTGTGGATGCCAagcacaaccaaaaaaaaaaaaaggcacaatttgtgattgtttgtgtgtatttacatttatctgCATTTAACAATGGTTTTGAACATGGATCATCCCAAGTCAAATTttggatgtatttttttttttgttcaaaactcATAAATAGTATTctctaaatgtaattataaactaagcaaacttattaaaaaaagcaAAGTGAAATTCCTGAACTTTCCTTTTTATatttaccatggtatttacaaagtacttaaaaaaataccatggtaaaCTTCCAAAAAAAATTGTTCCCACTAAGTACTTTCTTTTGCAGGGATCTCTTAAATGATATTTCTCTTACCACTGTGGGGTGTTGAGGCTGCAGTTGGGTGACTCCAGTCACTCCAAATGCCAGCTTTCCTAGATCCCAGAATCCCTACCGGATTACAGCGCACCTGCACAAAATACACTGTGCCTGGCCGCAACCCAGCCAGCCTGCAGGAAGTCTGGTTTCCAACATCATCCACCACCTGCAGAGAAAGACACCCAAAACAGTCTGTTACATCAAACACCTACAGTGGCcacataccacacacacactgttacccTAACGGGCATATTTAATGTTCTCTATAAGAAGGAAACAAAGCCATTCACTTTCAAAATCCTTAAGCAAGTTCACACAAGCTCATCTACAAAGACGTAGAACAAAGAAATTTCCCTCTTTTGTGTTCCTAGGGGATATACCAACATATATCAGAGACAAAGACAGGAGGAAAATAACAGggtcacacacaaaaataattgtCCTGCCTTCTGGCTCTACATATACGCAGAGAGCACTAACACTACCCTGAGAGAAAATCTGATTAAGTAATTGCACGGGTGCAGACAGCATCATTAACATGTGAGACAAGGCCATTCAAGCCTCAGTGCTTCCTCCTTCCTGTGTGTTAAAGCAGAGGTATATGGGATTCAAATGCAGGAATGTCGAAACGGCCTGGGCCCCCTGTAATTATTTACAATCCCAGTACCCCTGAATCAGTCCCTTTCCACGGTCCATTTCCAGACTCACATTTCAAAAACTACAAACACGGTTAATATGCATGGCTCCGTAATCCGAGGACCATCATTACTATTGGAACGTGATGAGTGGCAGAATGTTAACATCATCAGGTTGCCGTGTAACAGGCACGCTGGGTAATTATTTCCCTTCGCACAGGCTATGTAAGCAATCTGTGGGATTGAGAATGGCGATAATAAACCCCGTGCTTTGAAAACAATAGATCGTCTTCTGTGATGCGTGGGCACTGTCATATTTTGACATGGTTAACTGTGTAAGACTGTGCAACTGACAGCACAATGATGGGTAAGTGAAAAAACAAATTATGTAACCCAACTCTGCCCAGCTTCAGAAGGAAACCTGTCAACTGATTGGATCCAGATGAGTGAAATGGGGACAGCGAAAGCTTAAGTTTATTTGAAGCCCTAAAGTTTAGCCGGACTCTTCCGTGGCCAGAGGACTGGAAACCATGTGCTGTTCTGCTACAGCTGGAAATGACGTTTCGGACAAAGTAATACAAACACGGCAAATTCTACTGAAACATGGCTGTTATCTTTTGAACCACTCTAATTAATCATTGCGCCACTCTACAAATGCTTTAAAATTGAGGAACTGACACTTACTCACAAGCATACACAGTTTGCATTACAAAACAAGTGGGTGTAAAAGTGGGAAGATGGTAATAGTAATCAGAATAATGAGAGTAAGGAGCGAGCCGATGACGTGTGCTCATTGATCGAGTGTGCTACTGTACCTTCCAGTCACTGCTTTCCTCCAGTCTGTATCTGATCTGGTATTTGGCCTGAAAGAGGAAGTCTTTTAGTGCAGGTGGTGTCCCCCAGCGCACGGTCAGCTGGTCCTCCAGGTCGCCCACTCGGCTCACAGTCACATCAGTCGGTGGGTCCGTTGTCACTGAGAGGAAACGACACAAACAACATGTGATAAGGATGGTGTAGCTGCAACAAAAGACTTATATTTGTAACTTATTCTTGAAATCTTGAtatgaatttgaattgaaattaCAAAGAAAAGCAGTTTGTTGAACTGCAATTTGACAATTCTAAAGTTTTCTTCCACCCTGATCCACAAGCAGTACATTCATTTACAttcaaatattatgaaaaatctATCTATCATCCACTCGTGCAACCATTCATCCGTTACCGAAATTCTTTTGAATTTGTACTCCgtttcatttttttacattgaatttacaattaaaattctgCATCTTATGAACTTTAGGTTTGTATGAAATAAAGAGGTTCAAATAGTGTCATGCTTCAATTCTTGACCTGGAATTTGAATTGGAATGACAGAAAGGAATTTATTAATCAGCAATTAAAATGAAGAAGTAAAGAAATTTCCACTCTGTTCCAcaaatgttaatttcttaaatattgtggtcatcaaaatataaatatctatattCTAAAATGACTGAATAATATATAGTTCTGATCTCGTGGATATCAAGTTTACTCACTACAAATTTGTATCAAGtctgtttttaagaaataaaatacatacttACTCTGGTAAGTTTTGTAAAACTAGCCAATCCCAAACTTTTGCcattttttgtgtgcaatatgcacCAGCTTGGGCGGTCTGCAAGCCGAGACTAGAGACTTTCGATCTTGTGATTCAACTAAGATGAAACAAAGGCTGCTTCTCGATATTCAAGCTGActaattttttctgtatttttccgCTTTGCCTGCATTTTGTTCAGGCTGCACTGATAGTGCTTCAATTTCCAAGTAATTGGAGTTTTCTTGGAACTCAAAGCTGTTGTTTAATTAACTGGTAACTAAGATGAGCATGGTCTCTTTTGCTATGGAGGTGGAGGCACTAGGTGTGGTGGCTGTGTCATAACTATGGCATGTTTCGAGGAGCACCCACCTTCCTCTTAATGCACTTTCCATTGAAAAATCACCCTGCCTCCCCCGTCAGGTACAGTTACACTGATTTACACTCACAAGATATAAAAGTTTAAAACTTTCTCATCAACTTTTTAAGAATGGAGGCTTAAGTGTGTGTTCAGGCTATTTAAGTTTAATTGCAAATACTTTCTAATGTCTTGCCAAGACAAAATGCCCCCCAACTTAGGTCCTAGCAATtctaattccatttttatgaagaTGTTTGTTGTATAAAATGTCTGTCTGAAGAGATTAGCTTGGCTTGCACTCAAAGCACATAAGATCTTAAGAATTCAACAAAACAGACTTCATCCTATTCCAGTCAGATTCCTAAACAGTAGCCCCAGGTAGGTCACGGTACTGGGATTAGCGAAAAACTTCATAAAAATTCCATTCGTCTGTAAAGGAAGGCTTTGCAGGTATGTGTGAGTAGGTGGGTAGATACTGTATGAGGCAAAGGGATACTGACGCTGTGATGGACCGCTGCAATTCGTCATGCCTCCACCCAGTTTTTACAAGGAGTGGCGCTCTCACGTTGCACGCGGTTGCCTCGTATTCTGTGCTGCTCATGAGGAGAACACCTGGGgctggggtcaaaggtcacgcaCACTCACCCACATCTAAGATATCCAAGTAGATGATGTCAGATGTTGCGGTTCCGAGTTGGTTGGAGGCCTCCACCCATATCTCGTAGGGTGTGAAGAGGGCGAGGTCGCGGGGGATGTAGCATGTGTACGGCTCTCCAGCGCTGTAGTCCTCACACTCCTTCTCTCGTCCATACCACCTATAGGTGCGCAAACATGGTTTATTTTCTGATGCGTACCGACAGCTGCATGGACACAATATATCTGTATTCTGTAATCTATAGCGGGTTTCCTATATGGAGGCTTTTAATGATAAAAGCCAATGGACAAGCCAATCATATAGCCTCAAATGTGGAGATGATTCTTTAATTATGGCTTATTCCTTCTGGTATGTTAATGGGGATGTCAAAAATTGATCTGCATTCCATCTGCTCATTGGGCATGGATGccaattattaatgaaaaaaccttaaaaataaatattacattcacatttagtcatctggtttttatccaaagtaacttacaaatGTAagtattaaaaagcattttttttattggaacttccctgtcacaaaaaaaaagagtatggCATGTGCTTATCAGGAGGAATTAGCACAGATGGTTGGTATGAGACATCCTTAAACATCCTTCCACTGTCCTCCAGTGAAGGGGCATGTAAGAACATGACATATACAAACAAGATAAGGCGTGAATTTGGTAAGAGGCATTGACATGATTGTGAATGACCTGTGGCACTGACCTGAGCTTATATTTGAGTGTGTATCGTGTCTTGATGAATGTTTCTCCCTGGCCCCCAGGGGCCCATCTGCAGGTAAGGTCTTTGGTGTTCCTGGACCAGCAGGTAAGATCCATGGGTTTCTCAGGAGGCACTAAAAAACAGAAAAGGACAATGAGTTTTCACTTAGCTGTCAAAGTGAGTTAGTGGAAAGTGACTCATGCCTCTCATAACACCTAATTTCACGAGaacacgcttacatataattagctgaagtatgatAATGCGCATTTGCCGTGCTGTCTGGGGAAGACCTCAAAGAACAGGAATGGCCTCCCCGTagaaagtgtaaaatgaacttgaagtgaggagatggggcaggggagggatgctgataaaatGTCAATGGATAGAGgcaagtcagctgtatttatactatGGTGTTTCTCCACCGGTGTTTAATGCGCTCCTAccgaaccttgttaataaaacatcattaaaggTACATGCTGTAAATGTTGGTAAATGCTGAGTTAGTACAGAAAATCTGTCAAAAACAGTTGCTTgttttgaagtcaacatgaaactaaatacaaaaatgaaGGAAGAGACTTGATTTTACagaacttaaaatatatatatttatattttatttaaatattataaaatataattttgtataatttaattctatataatatcatttttttataatttaataattctaGGTAgatgatagaaagatagatacacagacagacaccacagatacattaaactgaaaatatatattatatattttttttattctattatataattacttataattataataaattataaaaataataataataacatttgagataatacaaaaatataccaACAATACATTAAACCGATTCGAAATTACAGAAAAACTTTTACCACTGTTTTTTTATTCtctacattaaaacaaaataatcaagAAATGTATAAGCAACACAACAATtttcaactgttttatatttcaaaataatacaaaatgtttctggGGAACCAAAtcaacattttgaaatgaataatttatgaatgatcatgtgatatgagtacattttaaaatacattaaacattttttaaattgtaattaaaatatttcacaatttaacagTTTTTTACCGTACtgtatattgatataaaaaaaagtaatttaaaaacaaaagaaacgttacgttttgatgaaagattatgaataCTGTCTTTTTTGGAATAATACGCacagatgaatcattcacaatgagACGAGGAGcatgtattaagaaagtaaatagggtcaGTTTTGACTTTGTGTTGACTTTAAGTATTTTCAATAATGGATGAGTGTCTTCAGCTGTCATCCTCATTTAAGTTCAGGAATGGGGCCAAGATTCCATTCAGATGAGAACAAAAGACACTGCGTCTAAGTGTAAGACTGTGATTATGTGAACCAAACCTTACAGAGAAGACCTCAGAGACATAGAGAGCTTGAGTCAACACAGCacttcactcacacacagacacacacacacacacacacacttatcgtAACCACATCTCTCCATTTCTGACTTTCAATCTTTTTTCCAAATGACCAGACACTCGCTTCCTTGACTTTGTCtcgctcttgtgtgtgtgtgtgtgtgtctgtgtttgtaatTTTCCATACTGCCACAATTCCATGTAACTTGACAAATGCGGTACATTTGTTCTGCCATACATGTCAGTTGAGGAAAGCGCCTATAATGGACCACACAGGTGCTAAAAGCATAACAGTAGAACAGATAGCTATCTTAAGAGGCTTAAACAACTCTCTAGTTCATTGGTGGACAGGCAGAAAACATTAAATACTGCAACAACTGTGGCTCAGTGGCAGGGGGTCAATTCATAAAGACTGTCTAATACTTCCACGTCTGACCCATATTCCCCAAGGCTCCAGGCTTACCCACAAAATCCATTTAACTGTATTTAAGTTGGATGCGTGCACATTCGCCAATTAGACACTCTTGGTAGTTGTACAGGAGTAAATACAAACAATATGGTAGAGATACTCACTGCCAACATAGATGCAGGAGCCGGCCAGCACATGACCCCCACTGTTATGGCACACGAGGTTGTCTCCGGAGCGTTGGCGGGACCCTGAGAGACGCGGGAGGGTGACACTGAGCACGGTGGGGCTCAGAATGCTGTAGGTGCTGCTGGGAAGACGCTTTCCGTTCAGCGTCCAGTAGAGTGAGCCTGCGTGAACGCCATGGTCTGGATTCACTGAGCATGTGGCTGTCAGGCTGGAGCCGATTGGAAGGGCCGGATCTTGAGGGTAGATTGTAGCCACCTCTGTGGGAGGGTGAGATAAAGCAGGTTAGAGCTGGAAAGAGGCAGCATGGTTATTACAGGCTGTCTGGATATGGGTGAGCTCACATGATATATGACGTTAAAGGAGGAGACAGACAGACCTCATGACTAACACATCAAAAAAGTTGAGAATGACAGCCTAAATCAGAGCAATGTGGGATACGCAAGATgattacaaaagaaaataataggGAACACATACAGTCAGATGGTCCGTCTTcatctgactgtacattatccccCTAGATGCggtttactaaataaataaatgaattaatattaaataaata
It encodes:
- the LOC113120205 gene encoding cytokine receptor-like factor 1 is translated as MRGSNRLFLHSPNTLSCTKRKKANLFRKMIWLLFLLHCAAGVLSSSTQVATIYPQDPALPIGSSLTATCSVNPDHGVHAGSLYWTLNGKRLPSSTYSILSPTVLSVTLPRLSGSRQRSGDNLVCHNSGGHVLAGSCIYVGMPPEKPMDLTCWSRNTKDLTCRWAPGGQGETFIKTRYTLKYKLRWYGREKECEDYSAGEPYTCYIPRDLALFTPYEIWVEASNQLGTATSDIIYLDILDVVTTDPPTDVTVSRVGDLEDQLTVRWGTPPALKDFLFQAKYQIRYRLEESSDWKVVDDVGNQTSCRLAGLRPGTVYFVQVRCNPVGILGSRKAGIWSDWSHPTAASTPHSERLLTGSCDSKVGQQNSTLRRDLKQFFGWVRKHAYGCSGMSIKLYDQWRVWLQKSHKTRNQVLQGDKS